The Spiroplasma endosymbiont of Crioceris asparagi genome contains the following window.
GTATTAGATGCAACAATTAATGAAAAATATCATCACCCATTAGTTAGTCAACTTAAGTCATTAAAAATTGATGGTCAATTAACTTATCAACAAGATATTGATTCAATTTTTATTGATATGAAATTAGAAGCAAACAATGATTTTATTGATGCAAGAGATGGTAAAATTTTTAATGAAACTTTAAAGTTAGATTGAAAGGATGATTATCTTTTTTTAAATTCAGAAAATAATCCTGAATCAAACTTTATTATCGGCGATAAAGTTGATGTTTTAGATTTAGCAATCAATGAAGTGTTTTTAAATATTCCTATCAATTTTTCAAAAAATTATGGTAATATTAAAGTCGTGAATGAAAATTTTTATTTACTAAGTGAAGAAGATTTAGAAAATGAATATTCATCAAATTTAGAAGATCCCCGTTGGGATAAGCTAAAAGAATTAAAATCAAAATAGGTTAGGAGTTAAGACAATGGCAGTTCCATTTAGAAAGACAAGTAAAGCGGCTAAAAACAAAAGAAGAAGCCACCTTAATTTAAAATCAATCGCAATTGTGTCATGTACAAATTGTGGAGCAATGATTAAACCACACAGAGTATGCAAAGAATGTGGTTACTATAAAGAAAAAGAAGTTATCAAAGTTGAAGATTAATGAAAATACGCCAATGCGTATTTTTTTTATATACTTAATGTATGAATATACAACAACAACTAGAAAATCTTCAATTAGCTAAAAGCAAAAAAGATGTGAAATATGAACAACTTACACAAACTTATTTACACCAAATTTTAGCAGAATATAAAAGTGATCATAAAGTTTACAATTATCTAAATTTAAATGAGTCAACTGAACTAAAAGATAAAGCAGGTGTGTATTTAATGTTTGCCGAACAAGAAAAAAATATTATTTTTACATATGTTGGTGAATCGACAAAAATATGAAACAGATTTAAAAGACATCTAGATGAAATTAAAAAAGGTAATAAAAAATTAAGTTTATATAAAAAAATCAATTATCGAATTAACACACATAACTTAAAATTAGAAGATATTAAGTTTATTGTTATTGCAGATAATCTTGAAGATGAGAATCAACGATTAGCTTTAGAAGTCTGAAACATTTATAAAACAAAAACCAAAAATTATTCTATGAACAGCAAAATTTGTTCGCGAAGACTTAAATGTCCTTTGGGTCATGGGGTTTGTCGTACAAAAATGCAATTTGTTATTGATGATAATCAAATTAAAATGATTATCAGTGGCATTAGCAAATCAAAAAAATGTAAAGAACGTTTTTTAATTACAGAAACAGGAAATATTATTTTGAAAAACAAATAATATTTTTTTTCTTTTTTGTAACTTTTTGTTGCAAAGTGGTTAATATATGTTTTAATAATAATAAGTGTGGTAGAAAGTGGGAGATAGTGGTATGTTATTAGGGTCGTTTGAACATTCAATTGATGATAAAGGTCGTTTAATTATTCCTTCAAAAATAAGAAATAAATTGGGCGAACTTGTATATGTTTCAAAAGGATTTGAAGGTTGTTTAGAAATTAGACACCCGGAAAAATTTGAACAATGATCTACAGAAATA
Protein-coding sequences here:
- the rpmF gene encoding 50S ribosomal protein L32, yielding MAVPFRKTSKAAKNKRRSHLNLKSIAIVSCTNCGAMIKPHRVCKECGYYKEKEVIKVED